The genomic stretch TAGTGGAGGACAAGGATGCACGACTGCATCATGGCTGAGACTCAGAGCTTTGGGATATCATCTGCGAAGGACCCTTCATTACTACAAAGACTATTGAAGACCCCACAGTGACAGTTCCTAAGACTGAAAAGGAATATAATGATGCTGACCGCAAGGCTATTAAAAAGAGGTTTTGAGCTAAGAAAATCCTCGTCTGTGGTATTGGACTAGATGAGTACAACAGGATTTCAGCATACCAATCAACTAAGGAGATTTGGGAAGCTCTCCAAACAGCTCATGAAGGGACAACACAGGTAAAGCagtccaagattgacatgctGACCACAAAGTATGAGCTTTTCAGAATGAAGGACGATGAGTCCATTCAGGATATGCTCACTTGCTTCACGTCTACATCAATGAGCTTCACTCACTGGGAGAGATCATCCCTAGGAACAAATTTATCAGGAAGATACTTAGTGTATTACCTggttcttgggaaagcaaagtaAATGCCATTACAGAGGCAAAGGATCTTCAGGAGCTGACCATTGATGAATTTGTCGACAATCTCAAAACctatgaaatgaagaagaagaagaaggataatGAGAGAAGAGAGCCTAAaaaggagaagaacctggtcctTAAGATGGATAGCAATGACTCAGGTGGTGAGGATGCTGGTATTGCCTACCTGACAAAAAGGTTTCAGAAAGTGGTTCGCAGAAATGAAGGCATTCCAAAAAGAGGAAGCTCCAGCAAGATAAAAGGTTATGACCTATGTCATAAGTGCGGCAAGCCAGgacatttcatcaaggatttcccTCTCCTCAAGCAAGATCAATACAAATACAACACTAATAAAGCAGCTAAGAGGAACCAGGTTCCTAACAAACAATTCAAGAGAAAAGATGCCGCTGATAACGTTGTGAAGCAAACTCTTGCTATATGGGGAGACTCTTCGAGCAAATCTGAAGAAGATGATAATCAAGGTGATAGCTCCATGATGGAAGTGGAAAGTGAAACAACTGAGTATGACTCAATCTTTTCCCTTATTGCAAAATCTGACAATGATGAAGATGACGACGATGATGATGAGGTAAACTTCTTAGATGTTCAAAGAAATCTAAAGTCTTATTCTCTGAAAAAACTTATGTCTTTGGCAAATGTTTTAATTTATATGTGTCATAGTCTTATAAATGATAAAGATGCATTAATTGTGGAATTGGGAGAAGCAAAACAGTTGAGAGATGATCTAGTAGTTGTGGTAGTAGACTTAAAGGAAACCATTGAGAGTCTGAATAAAGAAAAAGATGCCTTAACTAAAAAAATTGCAAATATAGAACATGCGAGAGATGATCTAGTGGTTTTTGTGGTCGATCTAAAAGAGACCATTGAGTGTgttaaaaaggagaaagaaatttTAATTGAGAGGGTTTCTAACATTAAGCATCAGAGAGATGACCTATTAGTGGTGGTTGTAGACCTAAAGGAAATAATTGAGGAACTAAAAAGGGAAAGTAGGCCTGGGAACACTCAAAAAGGAAAGGAAGTTGTAAGTGAAGCACACCTTAGGCTTGAAGATGAGTTAAAATCAGTGAAATCTAGTCTGTGTGCAGAGCTTGAGAAAAACAGACAACTTCAGGAAGACCTAGGAAAAGTGAAGAATGACCTAGAAAAATCacttaagtggacctggtcctctgatgCAATCACTACTATGTATATAAACAGTGGGggaaacaggcagggaatcgGGTTTCAAAGAGAAAAGACTCCCTACA from Nicotiana sylvestris chromosome 12, ASM39365v2, whole genome shotgun sequence encodes the following:
- the LOC138883473 gene encoding intracellular protein transport protein USO1-like, with product MILMAALPNFEEGYAHLLHVYINELHSLGEIIPRNKFIRKILSVLPGSWESKVNAITEAKDLQELTIDEFVDNLKTYEMKKKKKDNERREPKKEKNLVLKMDSNDSGGEDAGIAYLTKRFQKVVRRNEGIPKRGSSSKIKGYDLCHKCGKPGHFIKDFPLLKQDQYKYNTNKAAKRNQVPNKQFKRKDAADNVVKQTLAIWGDSSSKSEEDDNQGDSSMMEVESETTEYDSIFSLIAKSDNDEDDDDDDEVNFLDVQRNLKSYSLKKLMSLANVLIYMCHSLINDKDALIVELGEAKQLRDDLVVVVVDLKETIESLNKEKDALTKKIANIEHARDDLVVFVVDLKETIECVKKEKEILIERVSNIKHQRDDLLVVVVDLKEIIEELKRESRPGNTQKGKEVVSEAHLRLEDELKSVKSSLCAELEKNRQLQEDLGKVKNDLEKSLKWTWSSDAITTMYINSGGNRQGIGFQREKTPYNPHRKYVTVTMKGSSQQWYMDSGCLKHMTGSKNDFLSVKALQGGSVSFGNGKKGYILGVGRIGKSLSHSIENVYYVNGLKYNLLSVSQICDKGNKVEFVSKMFTVTNIMTGEVVLVAKRYKNIYVADFESLQNGDLNCLSDVDDNAKLWHRRTWFVVCLSQASRITRTKDETFQVFVAFVKKIQVKMSHNVASPRTPQQNGVVERKNKTLDMARTMLIDSGIAKGF